From uncultured Roseateles sp., the proteins below share one genomic window:
- a CDS encoding HlyD family efflux transporter periplasmic adaptor subunit produces the protein MASLFRPEAINGQRQNWLGSITLIRPLSLSVLTYFAVGAAVLVGAYLCWGEYTRKARVSGYLVPDRGLLRIVPPAGATIVSREVTEGQVVRRGDVLFVLSLDSSTAQGDTQSNVQQSLGAREQSLQQTSQQRALLLKEQLQDLAQRVAGKQRELEAAAEDARVREQRLTLARQTLADWEGLKRDNYVSAAQVRTKHQEVLDLESQRLSLKGRTEELQRELQTLDAQRRELPLRAQAQQGELERELATLAQQGAETEAKRRVVLRAAEDGIVTAVQAEPGQMVTAGLALASLVPAQAQLLAHLYAPSSAVGFLRPTQAVQLRYQAFPYQKFGHQTGQIVQVSRTPLAAAELSALPLALASGTRSEPLYRITVRLDRQAVAAYGQDQALAVGMQLDADVLLERRRLIEWIFEPLLSVARRV, from the coding sequence ATGGCCTCATTGTTCAGACCTGAAGCCATCAACGGCCAACGCCAGAACTGGCTGGGCAGCATCACGCTGATCCGGCCCTTGTCGCTTTCCGTCCTCACTTACTTTGCCGTTGGCGCCGCCGTCCTGGTGGGCGCCTATCTGTGCTGGGGCGAATACACGCGCAAGGCACGGGTCAGCGGCTATCTGGTGCCGGACCGCGGCCTGCTGCGCATCGTGCCGCCGGCGGGTGCGACCATCGTCTCGCGCGAGGTCACCGAGGGTCAGGTCGTGCGTCGCGGCGATGTGCTGTTCGTGCTGTCACTGGACAGCAGCACCGCCCAGGGCGACACCCAATCAAACGTCCAGCAAAGCCTGGGCGCGCGCGAACAAAGCCTGCAGCAGACCTCGCAACAGCGCGCGCTGTTGCTAAAAGAGCAGTTGCAGGATCTTGCCCAGCGCGTGGCCGGCAAACAGCGCGAACTTGAGGCCGCCGCCGAAGACGCCAGGGTCCGCGAGCAACGCCTGACCCTGGCACGGCAGACGCTGGCCGACTGGGAAGGCCTGAAGCGCGACAACTATGTCTCAGCCGCCCAGGTGCGCACCAAGCATCAGGAGGTGCTGGATCTCGAATCGCAGCGCCTGAGCCTGAAAGGCAGGACCGAAGAGCTGCAGCGCGAGCTCCAGACCCTGGACGCGCAGCGCCGCGAGTTGCCGCTGCGCGCGCAGGCGCAGCAGGGCGAGCTCGAGCGTGAGCTGGCCACGCTGGCCCAGCAGGGCGCCGAGACCGAAGCCAAACGCCGCGTCGTCTTGCGCGCGGCCGAAGACGGCATCGTCACCGCCGTGCAGGCCGAGCCCGGCCAGATGGTGACGGCGGGCCTGGCACTGGCCAGCCTGGTGCCGGCCCAGGCCCAGCTGCTGGCGCACCTGTACGCGCCGTCCAGCGCCGTTGGCTTTTTGCGGCCCACCCAGGCGGTGCAGCTGCGTTACCAGGCCTTCCCGTACCAGAAGTTCGGCCATCAGACCGGCCAGATCGTGCAGGTCTCGCGCACGCCGCTGGCCGCCGCCGAGCTGAGCGCCCTGCCCTTGGCCCTGGCCTCGGGCACACGCAGCGAGCCGCTGTACCGCATCACCGTCAGACTGGACCGTCAGGCCGTCGCCGCTTACGGCCAGGACCAGGCCCTGGCCGTGGGCATGCAGCTAGACGCCGATGTGCTGCTGGAGCGCCGCAGGCTGATCGAGTGGATCTTCGAACCCCTGCTGAGCGTCGCCCGCCGTGTCTGA
- a CDS encoding autoinducer binding domain-containing protein: MNQRKRLALTSSVRKPGRLGICKTCQGRPKYRFSARPSCAPQPRGILMLQGGYLSVLEAKTRDEFRDEVVRFTKQLGFDTVSAVTVIDHTLGNTEFISVDNCPTSYRDTFDDLSRARRDPVLQHCKRQSVPIVWDQNTYTTAGLGDLWESQARFGFRTGICMALHLPEGKHFVLGVDRDQALPRDSSELTRVVADLQLFAVHALDTAMRVLLPSQLQQETPKLTPRELECLQWTMEGKTAWEVGEILAISERTAVLHAQNAMHKLGCSTKHQAVLKALRLGLLR, encoded by the coding sequence ATGAACCAGCGCAAGCGCTTGGCCTTGACCTCCAGTGTGCGCAAGCCCGGCCGCCTTGGCATCTGTAAAACCTGTCAGGGCAGGCCAAAATACCGATTCAGCGCCCGCCCGTCGTGCGCACCCCAACCAAGAGGGATCTTGATGCTGCAGGGCGGTTACCTGTCGGTGCTTGAAGCCAAAACCCGTGACGAGTTTCGTGACGAGGTGGTGCGCTTCACCAAGCAACTGGGTTTTGATACCGTCTCCGCCGTCACGGTGATCGACCACACGCTGGGCAATACCGAGTTCATATCGGTAGACAACTGCCCGACCAGCTACAGGGACACCTTTGACGACCTGAGCCGCGCCCGACGCGACCCCGTACTTCAGCATTGCAAACGCCAGAGTGTGCCCATCGTCTGGGACCAGAACACCTATACGACCGCCGGACTCGGTGATCTGTGGGAAAGCCAGGCGCGCTTCGGTTTTCGCACCGGCATCTGCATGGCCCTGCATCTGCCGGAAGGCAAGCACTTCGTTCTAGGTGTTGACCGCGATCAAGCCCTGCCGCGAGACTCGTCGGAGTTGACCCGGGTTGTTGCCGATCTGCAGCTGTTTGCCGTCCATGCGCTGGACACCGCGATGCGCGTGCTTTTGCCTAGCCAGCTGCAGCAGGAAACGCCCAAGCTCACGCCCCGCGAGCTGGAATGCCTGCAGTGGACGATGGAAGGCAAGACGGCCTGGGAGGTGGGCGAGATCCTGGCCATCAGCGAACGCACCGCCGTGCTGCATGCGCAGAATGCGATGCACAAACTGGGCTGCTCGACCAAGCACCAGGCGGTGCTGAAGGCCCTTAGGCTGGGCCTGCTGCGCTGA